The proteins below come from a single Magallana gigas chromosome 10, xbMagGiga1.1, whole genome shotgun sequence genomic window:
- the LOC105324975 gene encoding piggyBac transposable element-derived protein 4-like, translated as MVSEVFFERVSNETNRYAAQEFEKRGHRDADWIDTSPQEIKAYFGLHILMGTNQLPSVDMYWSQNKFLGNQGFKDTMSRSRFRRLTEYLHLHDNTTQGPVGSPEYDWLHKIRPLIEMTRRNFQRYMMPGQCQSIDEGMIRYKGNYFAKQYTPCKPIKRGMKVWMRCEPNGYTNDYKIYLGKHDEMQGQSLGERVVKHLSKPLKWKGHHLFFDRYFTSIPLLQNLEVNGIYACGTINTNRKGFPHELKNPTCSGRGDTEQLQHDNLVATAWKDVKPVHNVSTTSDPLGDGPTHRRVPGAEVILIQRPPAVAAYQENYYGVDRAMQYCSKCPIGRQSRKYWKYFMNFILEVALVNTFLLWKMTPGVVKPRKHYSLGDLHVDVAMSLIEDFSNRKQPRHLGKHLIIAAGLSEHHSIRKTPWTV; from the exons ATGGTATCAGAGGTTTTCTTTGAGAGAGTGTCCAATGAAACCAACAGGTACGCTGCTCAGGAATTCGAGAAAAGAGGTCACCGTGACGCGGATTGGATTGACACTTCTCCTCAGGAAATCAAGGCGTATTTTGGCCTGCACATCCTTATGGGCACCAACCAGCTTCCAAGTGTAGATATGTACTGGTCACAAAACAAGTTCTTAG GAAACCAAGGATTCAAAGACACTATGAGTAGGAGCCGTTTCCGGAGATTGACAGAGTATCTACACTTGCATGACAATACAACTCAAGGCCCTGTGGGATCTCCTGAGTATGACTG GCTTCACAAGATACGCCCATTGATAGAGATGACTCGGAGAAATTTCCAGAGGTATATGATGCCTGGACAGTGTCAGAGCATAGATGAGGGGATGATACGCTACAAAGGTAATTACTTCGCAAAGCAGTATACACCATGCAAACCTATCAAAAGAGGGATGAAG GTCTGGATGAGGTGTGAACCAAACGGATATACCAACGATTATAAAATCTATTTGGGCAAGCATGACGAGATGCAAGGACAGTCTCTTGGAGAACGGGTGGTTAAACATTTATCCAAACCACTTAAATGGAAAGGTCACCACCTTTTCTTTGACAG GTACTTTACATCAATCCCATTGCTTCAAAATCTTGAAGTTAATGGTATTTATGCTTGTGGTACCATCAATACCAATCGCAAAGGATTCCCTCATGAGCTGAAGAACCCAACTTGTAGTGGTCGTGGTGATACCGAGCAACTGCAACATGACAATTTGGTTGCAACAGCATGGAAAGATGTCAAACCA GTTCATAATGTTTCAACCACATCAGATCCACTTGGAGATGGTCCAACACATCGTCGAGTACCTGGGGCTGAGGTCATATTAATACAGCGGCCACCAGCTGTTGCTGCCTACCAGGAGAACTACTATGGTGTTGATCGTGCCATGCAGTATTGCTCCAAGTGTCCCATTGGTCGACAGTCAAGAAAGTACTGGAAATACTTTATGAATTTCATCCTGGAAGTGGCCCTGGTCAATACATTTCTCCTTTGGAAGATGACCCCTGGTGTGGTGAAACCAAGGAAACATTATTCGTTAGGTGATCTTCATGTTGATGTTGCCATGAGTCTTATTGAAGATTTTTCTAACAGGAAGCAGCCTAGGCATTTAGGAAAACATCTGATCATAgcagcaggtttgagtgagcaTCACAGCATTAGAAAGACCCCGTGGACGGTGTAA